The genomic region TTTAATCGCCAAAATTTTGAGGCCATTTGTGCACTTTAACTCTGGACTCTTCGTCCTGTGAACGTGTTAAAAAGGCGTCTGAACTCTTCACAGGTGCAGCAGGCGGTGCGAGCGAACTACATGCAGGGTTACGAGATCACGGAGCGCATGCGCGCTCTGCTGGTGGACTGGCTGGTCCAGGTTCACTCCAGgttccagctgctgcaggagactCTGTACCTCACCGTGGCCATCCTGGACCGTTTCCTGCAGGTCCAGCCGGTGTCTCGCAGGAAGCTGCAGCTGGCCGGCGTGACGGCCATGCTGGTGGCGTGTAAATACGAGGAGATGTACGCTCCGGAGGTGGGAGACTTCGCCTACATCACAGACAACGCTTTCACCAAGTCTCAGATCCTGGAGATGGAGCAGCTGGTCCTGAGGAGCCTCAACTTCCAGCTGGGACGTCCTCTTCCTCTGCACTTCCTGCGACGGGCCTCCAAGGTCGCCGACGTGAGTCCACGCATCAGTTCCCCTAAAATACTTACAG from Plectropomus leopardus isolate mb unplaced genomic scaffold, YSFRI_Pleo_2.0 unplaced_scaffold93785, whole genome shotgun sequence harbors:
- the LOC121940759 gene encoding G2/mitotic-specific cyclin-B2-like, with amino-acid sequence RLNSSQVQQAVRANYMQGYEITERMRALLVDWLVQVHSRFQLLQETLYLTVAILDRFLQVQPVSRRKLQLAGVTAMLVACKYEEMYAPEVGDFAYITDNAFTKSQILEMEQLVLRSLNFQLGRPLPLHFLRRASKVADVSPRISSPKILTVKVLDGVRTQSSSVHRVWGFQGVRVQLTLEMFRSRLAPDHQHSALREKAAGLSLCGPDAGLSDHTC